A segment of the Devriesea agamarum genome:
CGCTCTGCGAGATCGTTTGTTCACGGAGGCTGAAAGAGATCTGCCGCGTGCCTCACTGGCCGCACGCTTTGCCGCCAAAGAAGCCTTGGGTAAAGCACTGGGAACTCCGGGCGATTTTTCCTGGCAGGATGTCCACATCGCATCCACCTCCGCGCGCAGACCGTATTTTGTGATTCGAGGTCAGGTACGCCGTTGTGCC
Coding sequences within it:
- a CDS encoding holo-ACP synthase gives rise to the protein MEWSEYRPEVGDSVVGVGVDVVDIARFSAALDRTPALRDRLFTEAERDLPRASLAARFAAKEALGKALGTPGDFSWQDVHIASTSARRPYFVIRGQVRRCAEQLGVRRLHLSLTHDAGIASAMVVAERERT